The region ATATCATATATTCTTGAATAATATGGATACTATTCTAGAGAAATACCCCACAAGGAAACTTCAGGATGTAGACATGGTATATTACTGATTAAATCTTTTTAATTAGTTAATGATTTTGTACACTTCATTGACAAGTTTTTTTTATATCTTTACAGGTGTTCTTCCCTTTATATGCATATGAACACTACTATTTGATATGTAATAATTTGAAAAAACCCAGCTTATGTTCTCATTGACAATATAAAGCGTGATGAAGAACCAAACAAGTACTATGGAAAAATACCAAATATTCTGGTAATCTAATTATCTTAATCATTTTAATCGATAATGTAATACTAAATTAATAATGTAGTACGAGATTGCTTATATCTATATTCAGTTGTCGGGTCGCCTTCATTATTGATAATAATTATGTGCATGTATGATTACTACACCCATATAACACAGATATATGATAAAATTACAATTATTCCTTGGTGATATAATTAGCGTTAGAAGTAGGAACTTATACTGAATGTAATAAACTTACCTATTATTTAAATTGCAGCATTCTCACTTCATCAAATATTTTCAAGGGAAAGGTCTTGAAGCTATGTCTCAGACGCTTCGCAAGTTAAAGATTTCTTGCTTGAGGATGCCGTGGCAAACACAAGAAAATGCAAATGACTGTGCTATTTTTTTAATGAGACATATGGAGACATTTATGGGAAATACACATAGTTGGAAAAGTAATTTAAAGGCTGAAGGGGTAAGAAAAATCAAACACTACTATTTTTATATGTTAGTTTGATTAGTACTTTTGTTCTGGTATTGTTATTTTGTTAAATATATAAGCTTCGAACAAAATACAACACTCCTATATTGATATCTCACATTAATGAAAAGAGCAGTTCAGTCATATCAGAAGCAGAGAAATTATTCAAAGATGATGCTGAGAAGACAATGATGAAGGTGGCTAATATTAAAACTTCACAGTGTTGGTCCAAGTAAAAAAAAGATGGTTACATTTGCATCTAACCTCACTAAAAAATTTGATCAAGCTTGAAATTGTATTTCAGTACATTGAATTAGTAATTGTACAATGACTTagtaatttttggaatgtatGTCATAACACCCAAAAATTGTTGATTTTTAGATTGTGATTGCCATTGTTATTGTTCATGACCGAAATGAATCcattttaaaactgaaattaatgtttcgattattttgTTTTTTGTCTATTGATTACTCCAGGAATTCTGTACTTAGTCTTTTATGTAAAACAAATCGGTATAAAGTTGTCAATCACTATACATAACAAcaaattaatattttcttttgATTTAATCACTATAACATTGGATACAAATATGTAATAAAACAAATATATGACAATCATATACAGTTACAACTTTTTTAATAGCATTTTAATTTTAATCAAGCATGAAATTGTATTTTAGTACAATGACTTAGTAATTTTATGATTATTTTTGTCATTCATGATTGAATGAATCCATATTAAAACTAAAATAGTggtttaatatttataatatatttagTCTTTTATATTTTTGCTTGTTAGTATAAATATGTAAGACCAATCCATATATTTGTTGTCAATCACTAATACATAAACAACAAATCATTATTGTCTATTGTCTTAATCAGTATAATATATCATACAAATAAGTAATAATCAATATATTTGACAATCATATATAGTTGGAGTTTTTTTAGTAGCATTTTGATATTGAGGTTAAATTGTTCCAATATCtttctctctgtctctctctctctgtctttCTCTCTTGTAAATATCACATTCACAACTGATTTCCAAAATAATTGTTAAAATCCAATCATATTTTCCATCAATAACAAAAACAGTAGTATATACAGATTTCCAGTAACAAACCAAAAAATTATGAGACATGACTAGTTTAAAATTATATAAACAAATTTAAAGTAATGTTACTACCTTCTAAACTAAATTTATTATATCAGAGTAATCTAACTAATATAGTTCAATAATTTACTCTGCCACAACTTTATTCCTCTTAACACATCTACTCGCATCATGAGTATATGCCGACTTCTTTTTTTGGATTTATTCAAAGCTTTCTCTCTCGTGCCAATCAGTCTTTTGAAGTAGTTTCCTTTGTTCTTGCACACATTTGGCACGAGTACAAAAATTTTTTCGCTAGGCTGTTCCCCAACCATAGCAGCAATGTGATCTCTCTTAGTAAATACATCACAACCACCTTGAACATCCAAATCCGTATTCAATTGTTTTATAGTTTGATGCACAAAATCGAGCTTCTCAAACACCATTCTAGTCTTGCTAACAGCTTGACGAAAATCGTATCAGATATTTGTCCATTTCAGAGAGGCTTGTTGCATCTTTATGTAATCATTTGATACTAAAACTGAATTAGACTCCCTGAATAATCACTTTTCATCCAACGATTTAGAGCAAGGCTCATAGGAAACTTCGTAACTCCTATTTGTTTCAAACCACAAAAGGCATGTCTACAAAATATTCAACACATTACAAATTTTTTACATGAACAAACAGCATAATCCTTACTAACAGACACCTGCGTcaaaaaattcaaatataaaagtTAAAAACTAAATTAAGAActcattaaaaataattataaatcttaAAAGACAACTAATTAAAGcctgcaaataaaatatacataaataattttaatagaaTACAAGAATATTTAGGGCAACTAAAAGATATTTACAAACAGATAAAACCAAGCAATATTAAATTAACTTACTACCATTAATCATATAAGCACTTACTGTCATTTATAAAATATCAACCTTTTTAAAACCAGTAAAAAATGTCACCTTGAATAGTTTATCTTTAACTTTGACATCCCTGATTTCCAAGTGTGTAACCTCATTTATCTCCTCACTCATTCGCTTTATTTGCATATCTAAACAAGAAAAATTATTTCTTCATGAACTTTATAAAATATAGCACGAGTGAACAAAGTTGCTGCATCATCTTCAATAAACCATGTTGATAATGTCTCCAGAATGCAAGTTTTTGACTCATGATCCAGCCTTTCAATTTCATTCCTTTGCCGTTCCATTGCAAATTGGAAACGCAACCAAAATTCATATAGAGTATCTCTTTGCCTATGAAACTGCCCAAAAAAGAAATTCTCACTCTCTGATCTTGATGTTGTCCTCATTTGACCAAACATAGGCTCATCTCTAAAAAATGATGGAATCAAAGAAGATCTGATAGAATACATGTCTGAAATCCACTTATGCTCGTATAATTTGAACTCCTTTAAAACTTCCGTCCAGCCTCTCTCAAACTCATCAGTCTCTAAAATTGAAGACCATATGTAAGTCTTCATTTTCTCCATAAAATCTGTCTCTTTACATAAACGATTACCAAGTCGTAATTTTTTTCACAAGAAACATACTATCAGTAATATAATTAATAGGTGACCATACAATTCTGCATATCCTATTATTCATAACCTGTAAAGTCTAATACAATATAAAACAGTGGGTGCTATATAGTATACAACATACTTCCCATACATCAGTTGATCCGTATCATGTATCTATTGGCAATATAGGATCCACAAATGAAAAAAATATGCTTTGCATTGCTATTCTAAAAGGCAGAGTACCATTAGACTGTATAAATCCATGTATCAGTGTATATTTTTCCCCAAAAGATACCACATGAGTAAAGAGGTCACATTTCTTAGAGAGCACTAGTGAATGCTtgtaaaatattataaattacaaCTTCACAAAAGTTGCTCCACTACAATATTAATACAGTAATTAACATTTAGTATCTAACTATGAAATAATGTAACAaagattaataaaaaaaataatctttacATGAACAATACCTTGATACGGAATTTTTACATAATGTGCCACATGCATAGACGATGCTTACTAGCAATTAAACCATTTTTGTCAGAAAATGAATTATGTACAGTGACCTTCATAGAAGGACACTGGTCAGTAAGAATGATAACTAGATTTCTTCCCATAGCTTTGACAAAATGATCAAAAGCCCAAGTATAATCCTCAATATTCTCATGTGACAAAAGGAAAGCAGCAAAAGTAACACACTTGTCATGTTTCTCTACACCAGTGAACGGGGCAAATATCATATTGTATTTGTATCATGAAAATCAATAGTAATTACTAACAAAATCACTAAATACTATAGAAAAGTTAACTAGTTATTCTATAAAATGTACACTTTTCTTACTTATTTGTATCAAAAGTCGCATCAAAAGATACCGCGTCACAAAAAAGCTCAAAATTTCGTCGACCAATTGCATTACCCCAAAAAAGTTTCGCCAAGTGCCCATCAGAATCAACCTcataagaaaaataaaaagattCCGAAGTTTCTAGAATGACTTTAAACTTGTCAATGATCATTTGCCCATCTCTTTCATCAACAAATGATTTAACATCCCTactaaaatttctaaaatcacGTAAGTTGGCACCTACATTCCCAAAACCGCCAGCCATTTCCGCCGCAAAATAAAAACTTTTGCTGATACCAATATTCACTTTCGAAGCATCAAAACAAACAGTTCTAAGACTAATATTCATCTCCCTATTAGCCTTCAAAAACTGCCAACCAGTTTCACTAGCTAATGGATGGTTGTGCATTTCAACAAAAGttttaataaaatacttgttaTCACCCATGTACTTCAAGATCATTTTGGCTTTGCATCAACACCTTTGAGAAACTGTGCGTCTTTTCTTAAGAGCTTTCTTTTCATCATAAGGATCGTTGAATCCTTCACAACTACAAACAAAATGTTTAAGTGTAATAGTCCGATCAGCATCTTTCTTTTCTGCTGTCTTGCGAACCCCAAAACCACTCAACCAAGCATATTCTTTGTAAAAACAGTAACCTTTATTTAAATTGTCAAAGACCTGATTCTCGAATGGCACACTAATATCACCTACATAACTAGGCAAATAATACTTCATACCACCAGGTGAAACAATATAATCTGTAACAGAACTTTCACTAACTTCTGAACCTCCACTACTAATTAGACCAGAATTAATCTGAGACGAGTCTCCACAACTCGAACCTAAGCATAGAAATATATCCttgattaaaataattataaatggattaaaaatgtataaaatttttaaataactaaaaaataagtgaaaacTCAACTAAAACATATAATCTGTAACTGATTCATTAACATTTTAAACGCTTTCATAAGAAACATTAATATAAACAGCTCAAATACTCAATCTAACTAATGAATATAACTTTCATCTAATTTAACTTTCGAATAAGTTCAATAAAAAGATAACTTTCATCATTTAAACAGCTAAATCTAACTGCTTGAAATAATTAAACAATGAATTAGTATAAATACTCAAATAAATACACAAAACAATGAATATAACTTTCATCTAATTCAAATTTCAAATTAGTTCAACAATAAAATATCTTCGAATTAAAGTATTAGATAGCAATATCAAGTATTCACAGAAAAAATCACTAAAACAGTTTAAAAACGCAAACAATCACTAAAAAAGTTAGAAACAATAATTGACTAAAAATTATATCGAATTAAAGTATTAAATCAAAAAAAACACAAATTTAATCAACAAAAATAGTAAcaataataaaacaatatatttaCCTTGATTATTACTGATTTTCAACAAATCCGCTTTTATCATCTTTAAAAAGCTAATTAATGATCCAAGCGCATACGAATGAGACGAAGAAACAGAGATAGTATACAAGATAGCTTCGAGAGAGATTGTATACAAATAGAGATTTGAGAGATAGAGATGTACGAAAGAGAGAGACAGATTGAGGAGAGAGAAACTGAAAACAGTTAAAATGTGATGAATACGCGTATCTCtgtctttttcttttttttaataaaGGAAATGAACGGCTGTGAATAATCAGGGAGCTAATAGATCAATGGTGGAGGATTggtttttagtttttattttaaattaggtTTCTATTAGATCATTTGcctatatttatatatattatttataaatatatttatatatataatatctatAGGGGGCTGTTCAAATAGAAAGAACCTTAAAATTTAAACTAGAAACTAAGGTAATTAACTAATGACCCACCACTTTAAAACTCAACCCACTTCCAACCTCACCTAGGCACAAGCGGTTTGCGTATCACCTTCTTTACTCTCCATTACAACTAATCAACCACCATCTCCAATCTACCACACACCCCATGTCCGATCTATCTCCACCCTCTATCATTACATACCACTAAATTCTTCGATTTCTATAACCACCTACCTTCAatcattatttatattatataaatcAATAGCTTGTATAATAAAAAATGATGAATATGATCAAAGTTGAAAATACAGGACAAAAGTGTTGGTACTTGGGGTCTATTGAACAATTACTGTgaaatagggggagattatatATTAACAAAATATAATATTATTGAACAATCACCGATAATAACAATGAATTTCCAATAAAAAACACTAGATCTGAAATTTGAACATGATATATGAATACAAATACTAATATGTATGACTTCAATCATTAAAGCGTACGACAACAATCACTGAATTATATCACACAAATCACCAATTTATATCATTAAAATCACCAAATGTTATAAACAAGAAagatatatacaaacatattTTTATGACATAATTGGATGAAAATCGTCAATCTTTTTGGTCGGAGAAGTTAGTGATGATTTATTATAGTAAGggtataattaatttattaagaCTGAGGGGGGGAGTGTTCCAATTGGTGCATTACGATAAAGGTGTAGTAGGAGATTAATGATATATGATCGGGAAATAGATGGGACACCAAGAGAAAGGTGTGGTATAGTAGAAAAGTGTAGGGGAGAAACGCAGTAAATCACTAATTATGCTTACTAGAATCACTAAAATTTAGAAAGTTATGAAATTATAGTAATTTCAGTTTAGTGATCCCGTTAAGTATAAATAGTGATCATCGTCGAAAATATAGCAAATATAGTATTGAAATTAATTGCTGGGAGATGGAGAAACATATAGTGAAGTCATATTTTAAAAAAAGGTTTGCCGATTAATGgaaaaaacaaattaaaaatagatagaaaattatttataaatagaTATATGAGAGGGAGTAACACTTGGAATTTAAGGGAGGAGAGAGAAAAAGTTGTATAAAATTTGTGAGGCAGAGATTCAATTCAAGCTCTAAAATTAGTGGTTATCAATGGTTTTTAGTTTTTAGAATAAGATTTGTTTCTATTTTACCATTTCCCTttactcatatatatatatatatatattacattttGTGTAATTAAAATGATCTTTTCACATGTATGTATTAAATTCTTTACATTAATAAAAATTTCAAAactataaatttaaaatattcaaataattttatataatgtaaattataattttacatgtatataatattttttaaaactaataaATTCTTGATAAATTATAAAAGTATAATGAAAAGGAAAAATAATGAAACAAAATAGTACTTTAACATTCTATGGTTGAAAACTAGTTGACTTCATCTACAAAAGGTTTATATTGCACAAAAGATGTGGATTTTTAAATAACAACCAATTCATATGACACAATTTAGTTTCTTAGTTACGGGATCAAATTGGTTACCATTTATTGGTCCTTAGTAAACTAGTAAACTAGTCACTCAACTACTGTATTACACTATCTATTTTATGCAAGTAGTAGTGTAAGCAAGCTTGTTGGAGGTTACTTTGAGTGGTTAGTCAACTAATTATATGACCTTGTGTTTTTACTAAAATTTATTGGTTAAAAGCTAAGTCTATACAATTTAGTATATAAAAGTTTAAAGCAAGAATGAATAGAACAAGAACAATAAAAGTAATCGACTAAAGTAATGGATGACGCAAAAACCCCTAGAAGGGTAAAAATCCAACCGTAGTAATTCCactataatattttatattaattacAAGAGATGGATGTCTTAATAAATAAGTACAAAGTATATATATGGCTTCCTGTTTTCTCACTCATGGAAAGATAGGGATGGAGAGTTTCTTATTATAATGGCTTTGTGGTGCATGCTCATATGGTCAACTAGAATTATTGGCTCATTAGCTAAACAAGtaaacaaaataaattatattaaaccaTTTTGACCCATGTATCTTTAACTAAATTAAAGCAATacattaaattaaaataaattctttatttaaactaattttaaatttGTGACAAAAAAATTTTTAGGATGGGCAACATTGTGGATTTGATCATTCAAAAAATCATTCACCCAATCAAACTAATTGTTAGATTATCCAAATAAAAACTAACACAATTAGTATATTATTTATactaattttaaattatttttttaccTAAACTAATTTCAAATTTGTCGCAACAAAATGAATTACACAAAAAATTGTGCATATAAAAATAAGGAATTTCCCCTGGATTTGGATTTGAAAGAGGGTAATGAGCCTCCTTGTTCATCAGCTAAACAATTAAacaaataaattataataaatcaTTTTGACACAtgtatatttaaataaattaaattaaaaatattttttttaaaactaattttaaatttctgacaatagtaaaaattataattattattcatACAATGAAAATGAATGTGTAGTGGATGGGCGACCAcgtatattaaattaaaattaaatttttatttaaaataatattaaatttctcacaaaaataaatattataattattattcatACAGTGAAAAAAGAATGTATAGTGGATCACCCTCAGGACGAGGTACATTTTGGTTAGGCCCACCATTGGCTTGAAATCCTGTACATTATCAGGATGGGCAATATTATGGATTTGATcacttaaaaaattatttacGCAATCAAATCAATTGTATGAAGGCAGTTGTAAATTATCTAAATAAAAATAGACACAATTAGTAAATTagttatattaattttaaattatttttttaactaGACTAATTTCAAATTTGTCATAAAAATGAAGGACATAAAAAATTATGTATACCAAAATAAGGGACTTGCACTAGATTTGGATTTGGAACACTTGCATAAACTTCATTCACCTTTTTTTTGAAAGCACCTTCATTCACCTTAATCAGTGGTGCATGCTCATTAGGCCCAATAAAAATTAGTGGCTCATCAGCTAATCaagtaaataaaataaattatattaaataactTTAAGCCATGTATCTTTAACTAAATTAAAACAACacatttaattagatttaattgtttaattaaattaattttaaatttcttacaaaaaataaaaatatatattataatgcaTACAATGATCTGGAATGTGTTGTGGATGAGGTCAAGGTACATACTAAACTATTGTCAAATAAAATCATGGCTCACATTGAAAATGACAATACTGATTATATAATCCAATATTAACCTTTGAAAATTGGCAAATTCATTATGGAAGAAATTTCTCTAGTTAAAATCCTAAGTAACATTTATCTTTaactaaattaaaattaaattaaaattaattttttaatttaacaaattttaaatttctcacaaaaaattaaaaatttaaataataatgcATACAATTATAAGGAATGTGTAGTGGAGTCAAGAACATTTCGGTTAGGCCCAACAATGGCTTAAAAATCCAGTCCATTATGAGCATGGACAACATTGTCCATTTGATCATTCAAAAAATTATTCACCCAATGAAATTGATTGTATGAAGGCACTTATAGATTATCTAAACCAAAGCAAACACTATTAGTAAAATagttataataattttaaatttacttTTTTAACTAAACTTATTTCAAATTTGTTATAAAAAAATGAAATACACAAAAAATGTGCATACCAAAATGAGGGAATTGCACTGTATTTGGATTTACATTTTCATTACGCCCAATGAGGATTATGCCTCATCGGctaaacaaaaaaataaaaaaaattatattaaatcattttgacccatatatctttaactaaattaaaataacacattaaattaaaattaattttttaattaaacaAATTTAAATTTCtgacaaaaataaaaatttaaataataatgcATACA is a window of Apium graveolens cultivar Ventura chromosome 11, ASM990537v1, whole genome shotgun sequence DNA encoding:
- the LOC141695809 gene encoding protein FAR-RED IMPAIRED RESPONSE 1-like — translated: MGDNKYFIKTFVEMHNHPLASETGWQFLKANREMNISLRTVCFDASKVNIGISKSFYFAAEMAGGFGNVGANLRDFRNFSRDVKSFVDERDGQMIIDKFKVILETSESFYFSYEVDSDGHLAKLFWGNAIGRRNFELFCDAVSFDATFDTNK
- the LOC141695808 gene encoding protein FAR1-RELATED SEQUENCE 3-like, yielding MIFAPFTGVEKHDKCVTFAAFLLSHENIEDYTWAFDHFVKAMGRNLVIILTDQCPSMKVTVHNSFSDKNGLIAKTDFMEKMKTYIWSSILETDEFERGWTEVLKEFKLYEHKWISDMYSIRSSLIPSFFRDEPMFGQMRTTSRSESENFFFGQFHRQRDTLYEFWLRFQFAMERQRNEIERLDHESKTCILETLSTWFIEDDAATLFTRAIFYKVHEEIIFLV